One window from the genome of Malus domestica chromosome 01, GDT2T_hap1 encodes:
- the LOC103414079 gene encoding U-box domain-containing protein 62 isoform X3 — protein MSSEELGLVSTQNGLNSPIVFQDDNLRFNCGATPQRRVGDTGPKTRELTGFIDDRFFAPQSSDFRRSMYSENLDRRDPPEPRNWNSNGADTTPSGEGSDDDDDDDDDDDDDVDDDDEGDGGLVGVESRNKGIAGNNGSNGEDKMGNGKVKHHQQQHLSSFGSSREVLVKEHSAGQQTVNNNTRASPSSNAQQGRLGNYHNAVTVAEPDGDMYYSQYLQGSDGSGSAPKDLVVENGCGLSGRKDVMYSSESGDSLRAILSDPVTGGLMDDAMILPCGHSFGGGGIQHVMRMKACCTCSQSISEDSIAPNLSLRAAVQAFRREEELQFYRSSKRRRERFDQEKGGGGDLAFMDSPRGRGVQFPFAVTDRVIIKGNKRTPQRFVGREAVVTTQCLNGWYVVKTLDNAESVKLQYRSLAKVADDPTSKPTSSKMAPNWL, from the exons ATGTCCTCCGAAGAATTGGGTCTGGTTTCGACCCAGAACGGGCTCAACTCTCCAATCGTGTTCCAAGACGACAACTTGCGATTCAATTGCGGAGCTACGCCGCAGCGCCGGGTCGGGGACACGGGTCCCAAGACCCGCGAGCTCACCGGGTTCATCGACGACCGGTTCTTCGCGCCACAGAGCTCGGACTTCCGGCGGAGCATGTATAGCGAGAACCTGGATCGGCGGGACCCGCCCGAGCCGCGAAACTGGAACTCGAACGGAGCTGATACGACGCCGAGTGGCGAGGGATCggacgacgacgacgatgacgacgacgacgacgatgatGACGTGGACGACGATGATGAAGGTGATGGCGGGCTTGTCGGAGTGGAGAGCAGAAACAAGGGCATTGCCGGTAACAATGGGAGTAATGGGGAGGACAAAATGGGAAACGGGAAAGTTAAGCATCATCAGCAGCAGCACCTTTCTTCTTTTG GATCAAGTAGAGAAGTGTTGGTGAAAGAACATAGTGCTGGGCAGCAAACAGTGAATAACAACACAAGGGCTAGTCCCAGTAGTAATGCGCAGCAAGGAAGACTGGGGAATTACCACAATGCCGTCACGGTTGCTGAACCGGATGGCGACATGTATTATTCGCAGTATCTGCAGGGCTCTGACGGGTCTGGTTCTGCTCCGAAGGATTTGGTTGTGGAAAATGGTTGTGGTCTTAGTGGAAGAAAGGATGTTATGTACTCGAGCGAGTCTGGAGACTCTTTGAGGGCCATTCTCTCTGATCCTGTGac GGGAGGTCTGATGGACGACGCAATGATATTGCCTTGTGGACATTCCTTTGGAGGTGGTGGAATTCAGCATGTTATGAGAATG AAAGCTTGCTGCACGTGTTCTCAGTCGATTTCAGAAGACTCAATTGCTCCAAATCTTT CTCTTCGAGCTGCTGTACAGGCATTCCGTCGGGAAGAAGAGTTACAGTTTTATCGCTCatccaaaagaagaagagaaaggttTGACCAG gaaaagggtggtggtggtgatttaGCTTTCATGGATTCTCCAAGGGGTAGAGGTGTTCAGTTTCCGTTCGCTGTGACTGACAGAGTTATTATAAAG GGGAACAAGAGGACACCACAACGCTTCGTCGGACGCGAGGCTGTTGTGACAACACAATGCTTAAACGGATG GTATGTGGTAAAGACGTTGGATAACGCAGAGAGTGTGAAATTGCAGTATCGCTCCCTTGCCAAGGTAGCCGACGACCCAACATCCAAGCCAACGTCAAGCAAGATGGCACCTAACTGGCTGTAG
- the LOC103414079 gene encoding U-box domain-containing protein 62 isoform X1, translating to MSSEELGLVSTQNGLNSPIVFQDDNLRFNCGATPQRRVGDTGPKTRELTGFIDDRFFAPQSSDFRRSMYSENLDRRDPPEPRNWNSNGADTTPSGEGSDDDDDDDDDDDDDVDDDDEGDGGLVGVESRNKGIAGNNGSNGEDKMGNGKVKHHQQQHLSSFGGTVIVGSSREVLVKEHSAGQQTVNNNTRASPSSNAQQGRLGNYHNAVTVAEPDGDMYYSQYLQGSDGSGSAPKDLVVENGCGLSGRKDVMYSSESGDSLRAILSDPVTGGLMDDAMILPCGHSFGGGGIQHVMRMKACCTCSQSISEDSIAPNLSLRAAVQAFRREEELQFYRSSKRRRERFDQEKGGGGDLAFMDSPRGRGVQFPFAVTDRVIIKGNKRTPQRFVGREAVVTTQCLNGWYVVKTLDNAESVKLQYRSLAKVADDPTSKPTSSKMAPNWL from the exons ATGTCCTCCGAAGAATTGGGTCTGGTTTCGACCCAGAACGGGCTCAACTCTCCAATCGTGTTCCAAGACGACAACTTGCGATTCAATTGCGGAGCTACGCCGCAGCGCCGGGTCGGGGACACGGGTCCCAAGACCCGCGAGCTCACCGGGTTCATCGACGACCGGTTCTTCGCGCCACAGAGCTCGGACTTCCGGCGGAGCATGTATAGCGAGAACCTGGATCGGCGGGACCCGCCCGAGCCGCGAAACTGGAACTCGAACGGAGCTGATACGACGCCGAGTGGCGAGGGATCggacgacgacgacgatgacgacgacgacgacgatgatGACGTGGACGACGATGATGAAGGTGATGGCGGGCTTGTCGGAGTGGAGAGCAGAAACAAGGGCATTGCCGGTAACAATGGGAGTAATGGGGAGGACAAAATGGGAAACGGGAAAGTTAAGCATCATCAGCAGCAGCACCTTTCTTCTTTTG gTGGGACTGTAATAGTAGGATCAAGTAGAGAAGTGTTGGTGAAAGAACATAGTGCTGGGCAGCAAACAGTGAATAACAACACAAGGGCTAGTCCCAGTAGTAATGCGCAGCAAGGAAGACTGGGGAATTACCACAATGCCGTCACGGTTGCTGAACCGGATGGCGACATGTATTATTCGCAGTATCTGCAGGGCTCTGACGGGTCTGGTTCTGCTCCGAAGGATTTGGTTGTGGAAAATGGTTGTGGTCTTAGTGGAAGAAAGGATGTTATGTACTCGAGCGAGTCTGGAGACTCTTTGAGGGCCATTCTCTCTGATCCTGTGac GGGAGGTCTGATGGACGACGCAATGATATTGCCTTGTGGACATTCCTTTGGAGGTGGTGGAATTCAGCATGTTATGAGAATG AAAGCTTGCTGCACGTGTTCTCAGTCGATTTCAGAAGACTCAATTGCTCCAAATCTTT CTCTTCGAGCTGCTGTACAGGCATTCCGTCGGGAAGAAGAGTTACAGTTTTATCGCTCatccaaaagaagaagagaaaggttTGACCAG gaaaagggtggtggtggtgatttaGCTTTCATGGATTCTCCAAGGGGTAGAGGTGTTCAGTTTCCGTTCGCTGTGACTGACAGAGTTATTATAAAG GGGAACAAGAGGACACCACAACGCTTCGTCGGACGCGAGGCTGTTGTGACAACACAATGCTTAAACGGATG GTATGTGGTAAAGACGTTGGATAACGCAGAGAGTGTGAAATTGCAGTATCGCTCCCTTGCCAAGGTAGCCGACGACCCAACATCCAAGCCAACGTCAAGCAAGATGGCACCTAACTGGCTGTAG
- the LOC103414079 gene encoding U-box domain-containing protein 62 isoform X2, whose translation MSSEELGLVSTQNGLNSPIVFQDDNLRFNCGATPQRRVGDTGPKTRELTGFIDDRFFAPQSSDFRRSMYSENLDRRDPPEPRNWNSNGADTTPSGEGSDDDDDDDDDDDDDVDDDDEGDGGLVGVESRNKGIAGNNGSNGEDKMGNGKVKHHQQQHLSSFVGSSREVLVKEHSAGQQTVNNNTRASPSSNAQQGRLGNYHNAVTVAEPDGDMYYSQYLQGSDGSGSAPKDLVVENGCGLSGRKDVMYSSESGDSLRAILSDPVTGGLMDDAMILPCGHSFGGGGIQHVMRMKACCTCSQSISEDSIAPNLSLRAAVQAFRREEELQFYRSSKRRRERFDQEKGGGGDLAFMDSPRGRGVQFPFAVTDRVIIKGNKRTPQRFVGREAVVTTQCLNGWYVVKTLDNAESVKLQYRSLAKVADDPTSKPTSSKMAPNWL comes from the exons ATGTCCTCCGAAGAATTGGGTCTGGTTTCGACCCAGAACGGGCTCAACTCTCCAATCGTGTTCCAAGACGACAACTTGCGATTCAATTGCGGAGCTACGCCGCAGCGCCGGGTCGGGGACACGGGTCCCAAGACCCGCGAGCTCACCGGGTTCATCGACGACCGGTTCTTCGCGCCACAGAGCTCGGACTTCCGGCGGAGCATGTATAGCGAGAACCTGGATCGGCGGGACCCGCCCGAGCCGCGAAACTGGAACTCGAACGGAGCTGATACGACGCCGAGTGGCGAGGGATCggacgacgacgacgatgacgacgacgacgacgatgatGACGTGGACGACGATGATGAAGGTGATGGCGGGCTTGTCGGAGTGGAGAGCAGAAACAAGGGCATTGCCGGTAACAATGGGAGTAATGGGGAGGACAAAATGGGAAACGGGAAAGTTAAGCATCATCAGCAGCAGCACCTTTCTTCTTTTG TAGGATCAAGTAGAGAAGTGTTGGTGAAAGAACATAGTGCTGGGCAGCAAACAGTGAATAACAACACAAGGGCTAGTCCCAGTAGTAATGCGCAGCAAGGAAGACTGGGGAATTACCACAATGCCGTCACGGTTGCTGAACCGGATGGCGACATGTATTATTCGCAGTATCTGCAGGGCTCTGACGGGTCTGGTTCTGCTCCGAAGGATTTGGTTGTGGAAAATGGTTGTGGTCTTAGTGGAAGAAAGGATGTTATGTACTCGAGCGAGTCTGGAGACTCTTTGAGGGCCATTCTCTCTGATCCTGTGac GGGAGGTCTGATGGACGACGCAATGATATTGCCTTGTGGACATTCCTTTGGAGGTGGTGGAATTCAGCATGTTATGAGAATG AAAGCTTGCTGCACGTGTTCTCAGTCGATTTCAGAAGACTCAATTGCTCCAAATCTTT CTCTTCGAGCTGCTGTACAGGCATTCCGTCGGGAAGAAGAGTTACAGTTTTATCGCTCatccaaaagaagaagagaaaggttTGACCAG gaaaagggtggtggtggtgatttaGCTTTCATGGATTCTCCAAGGGGTAGAGGTGTTCAGTTTCCGTTCGCTGTGACTGACAGAGTTATTATAAAG GGGAACAAGAGGACACCACAACGCTTCGTCGGACGCGAGGCTGTTGTGACAACACAATGCTTAAACGGATG GTATGTGGTAAAGACGTTGGATAACGCAGAGAGTGTGAAATTGCAGTATCGCTCCCTTGCCAAGGTAGCCGACGACCCAACATCCAAGCCAACGTCAAGCAAGATGGCACCTAACTGGCTGTAG